A portion of the Streptomyces sp. NBC_00376 genome contains these proteins:
- the rplF gene encoding 50S ribosomal protein L6: MSRIGKLPIQVPAGVDVTIDGRTVAVKGPKGTLSHTVASPIEVTKGEDGFLSVTRPNDERQNKALHGLSRTLVANMITGVTQGYTKALEISGVGYRVQAKGSNLEFALGYSHPILIEAPEGITFKVESPTKFSVEGIDKQKVGETAAKIRKLRKPDPYKAKGVKYAGEVIRRKVGKAGK; the protein is encoded by the coding sequence ATGTCGCGAATCGGCAAGCTCCCCATCCAGGTTCCCGCCGGTGTGGACGTCACCATCGATGGCCGCACGGTCGCGGTGAAGGGGCCCAAGGGCACCCTCTCGCACACCGTCGCGTCGCCGATCGAGGTCACCAAGGGTGAGGACGGCTTCCTCAGCGTCACCCGCCCGAACGACGAGCGTCAGAACAAGGCCCTTCACGGCCTGTCCCGCACGCTGGTGGCGAACATGATCACCGGTGTGACCCAGGGATACACCAAGGCGCTCGAGATCAGTGGTGTCGGTTACCGCGTCCAGGCGAAGGGCTCCAACCTGGAGTTCGCCCTGGGCTACAGCCACCCGATCCTGATCGAGGCCCCGGAGGGCATCACCTTCAAGGTGGAGTCCCCCACGAAGTTCTCCGTCGAGGGCATCGACAAGCAGAAGGTCGGCGAGACCGCGGCCAAGATCCGCAAGCTGCGGAAGCCTGACCCGTACAAGGCCAAGGGCGTCAAGTACGCCGGCGAGGTCATCCGCC
- the rpsH gene encoding 30S ribosomal protein S8 translates to MTMTDPIADMLTRLRNANSAYHDSVVMPHSKIKSHIAEILQQEGFITGWKVEDAEVGKNLVLELKFGPNRERSIAGIKRISKPGLRVYAKSTNLPKVLGGLGVAIISTSHGLLTGQQASKKGVGGEVLAYVW, encoded by the coding sequence ATGACCATGACTGATCCCATCGCAGACATGCTCACGCGTCTGCGTAACGCGAACTCGGCGTACCACGACTCCGTCGTGATGCCGCACAGCAAGATCAAGTCGCACATCGCGGAGATCCTCCAGCAGGAGGGCTTCATCACCGGCTGGAAGGTCGAGGACGCCGAGGTCGGCAAGAACCTCGTCCTCGAGCTGAAGTTCGGCCCGAACCGCGAGCGCTCGATCGCCGGCATCAAGCGAATCTCGAAGCCGGGTCTGCGTGTATACGCAAAGTCCACCAACCTGCCGAAGGTCCTCGGCGGCCTGGGCGTGGCGATCATCTCCACGTCCCACGGTCTCCTGACCGGCCAGCAGGCCAGCAAGAAGGGCGTAGGTGGGGAAGTCCTCGCCTACGTCTGGTAG
- a CDS encoding type Z 30S ribosomal protein S14, producing the protein MAKKALIAKAARKPKFGVRGYTRCQRCGRPHSVYRKFGLCRVCLREMAHRGELPGVTKSSW; encoded by the coding sequence GTGGCGAAGAAGGCTCTGATCGCTAAGGCCGCCCGTAAGCCGAAGTTCGGCGTTCGCGGGTACACCCGCTGCCAGCGCTGCGGCCGGCCCCACTCCGTCTACCGCAAGTTCGGCCTGTGCCGCGTGTGCCTTCGTGAGATGGCTCACCGTGGCGAGCTGCCGGGCGTGACCAAGAGCTCCTGGTAA
- the rplE gene encoding 50S ribosomal protein L5, whose translation MATTTTPRLKTKYREEISGKLREEFSYENVMQIPGLVKIVVNMGVGDAARDSKLIDGAVRDLTTITGQKPAVTKARKSIAQFKLREGQPIGCHVTLRGDRMWEFLDRTLSLALPRIRDFRGLSPKQFDGRGNYTFGLTEQVMFHEIDQDKIDRVRGMDITVVTTATNDDEGRALLRHLGFPFKEN comes from the coding sequence ATGGCTACCACCACCACTCCGCGTCTGAAGACGAAGTACCGCGAGGAAATCTCCGGCAAGCTGCGTGAGGAGTTCTCGTACGAGAACGTCATGCAGATCCCCGGTCTGGTCAAGATCGTGGTCAACATGGGTGTGGGCGACGCCGCCCGCGACTCCAAGCTGATCGACGGCGCCGTGCGCGACCTCACCACGATCACCGGTCAGAAGCCGGCCGTGACCAAGGCCCGCAAGTCCATCGCGCAGTTCAAGCTGCGCGAGGGGCAGCCGATCGGCTGCCACGTCACCCTCCGTGGTGACCGCATGTGGGAGTTCCTGGACCGTACGCTGTCGCTCGCGCTGCCGCGTATCCGTGACTTCCGTGGTCTGTCGCCGAAGCAGTTCGACGGCCGTGGCAACTACACGTTCGGTCTCACGGAGCAGGTCATGTTCCACGAGATCGACCAGGACAAGATCGACCGGGTCCGGGGCATGGACATCACCGTGGTCACCACGGCGACCAACGACGACGAGGGTCGTGCCCTCCTTCGTCACCTCGGCTTCCCGTTCAAGGAGAACTGA
- the rplX gene encoding 50S ribosomal protein L24 — protein sequence MKIKKGDLVQVITGKDKGKQGKVIVAYPAQDRVLVEGVNRVKKHTKAGQTARGSQTGGIVTTEAPIHVSNVQLVVEKDGNKVVTRVGYRFDDEGNKIRVAKRTGEDI from the coding sequence ATGAAGATCAAGAAGGGCGACCTGGTTCAGGTCATCACCGGTAAGGACAAGGGCAAGCAGGGCAAGGTCATCGTGGCCTACCCCGCTCAGGACCGCGTCCTCGTCGAGGGTGTCAACCGGGTCAAGAAGCACACCAAGGCCGGTCAGACCGCTCGCGGTTCGCAGACCGGTGGCATCGTCACGACCGAGGCCCCCATCCACGTGAGCAACGTTCAGCTCGTCGTGGAGAAGGACGGCAACAAGGTCGTCACGCGCGTCGGATACCGCTTCGACGACGAAGGCAACAAGATCCGCGTTGCCAAGCGGACGGGTGAGGACATCTGA
- the rplN gene encoding 50S ribosomal protein L14 has protein sequence MIQQESRLRVADNTGAKEILTIRVLGGSGRRYAGIGDVIVATVKDAIPGGNVKKGDVVKAVIVRTVKERRRQDGSYIRFDENAAVILKNDGDPRGTRIFGPVGRELREKKFMKIISLAPEVL, from the coding sequence GTGATCCAGCAGGAGTCGCGACTTCGCGTCGCCGACAACACGGGTGCGAAGGAAATCCTCACCATCCGTGTTCTCGGTGGTTCGGGTCGCCGCTACGCGGGCATCGGTGACGTCATCGTCGCCACCGTCAAGGACGCGATCCCCGGTGGCAACGTGAAGAAGGGTGACGTCGTCAAGGCCGTCATCGTTCGCACCGTCAAGGAGCGTCGCCGTCAGGATGGCTCGTACATCCGCTTCGACGAGAACGCCGCCGTCATTCTGAAGAACGACGGTGACCCCCGCGGCACCCGCATCTTCGGCCCGGTGGGCCGGGAACTGCGCGAGAAGAAGTTCATGAAGATCATCTCGCTCGCGCCGGAGGTGCTGTAA
- the rpsQ gene encoding 30S ribosomal protein S17 — protein MSEKTVTETNTDRGFRKTREGLVVSDKMDKTVVVAVEDRVKHALYGKVIRRTNKLKAHDEQNAAGVGDRVLLMETRPLSATKRWRVVEILEKAK, from the coding sequence ATGAGCGAGAAGACTGTGACTGAGACGAACACCGACCGCGGTTTCCGCAAGACCCGTGAGGGTCTGGTCGTCAGCGACAAGATGGACAAGACCGTCGTCGTCGCTGTCGAGGACCGTGTCAAGCACGCGCTGTACGGCAAGGTCATCCGCCGTACGAACAAGCTCAAGGCGCACGACGAGCAGAACGCCGCCGGCGTCGGCGACCGCGTCCTCCTGATGGAGACCCGGCCGCTGTCCGCCACGAAGCGGTGGCGCGTCGTCGAGATCCTCGAGAAGGCCAAGTAA
- the rpmC gene encoding 50S ribosomal protein L29, translating into MSAGTKASELRELGNEELLNKLREAKEELFNLRFQAATGQLENHGRLKSVRKDIARIYTLMRERELGIETVESV; encoded by the coding sequence ATGTCGGCCGGAACCAAGGCGTCCGAGCTGCGCGAGCTGGGCAACGAGGAGCTGCTCAACAAGCTCCGCGAGGCCAAGGAAGAGCTGTTCAACCTCCGCTTCCAGGCGGCGACCGGGCAGCTCGAGAACCACGGCCGGCTCAAGTCCGTCCGTAAGGACATCGCCCGGATCTACACCCTGATGCGCGAGCGCGAGCTGGGCATCGAGACGGTGGAGAGCGTCTGA
- the rplP gene encoding 50S ribosomal protein L16, whose product MLIPRRVKHRKQHHPKRSGMSKGGTQVAFGEYGIQALTPAYVTNRQIEAARIAMTRHIKRGGKVWINIYPDRPLTKKPAETRMGSGKGSPEWWIANVKPGRVMFELSYPNEKIAREALTRAAHKLPMKCRIVRREAGEA is encoded by the coding sequence ATGCTGATCCCCCGTAGGGTCAAGCACCGCAAGCAGCACCACCCGAAGCGCAGCGGTATGTCCAAGGGTGGCACGCAGGTTGCGTTCGGCGAGTACGGCATCCAGGCGCTGACCCCGGCGTACGTGACGAACCGCCAGATCGAGGCAGCTCGTATCGCGATGACCCGCCACATCAAGCGTGGCGGCAAGGTCTGGATCAACATCTACCCGGACCGTCCCCTGACGAAGAAGCCGGCCGAGACCCGCATGGGTTCCGGTAAGGGTTCTCCCGAGTGGTGGATCGCGAACGTCAAGCCGGGTCGCGTGATGTTCGAGCTGTCCTACCCGAACGAGAAGATTGCTCGTGAGGCGCTCACCCGCGCTGCTCACAAGCTTCCGATGAAGTGCCGCATCGTTCGGCGCGAGGCAGGTGAGGCGTGA
- the rpsC gene encoding 30S ribosomal protein S3, producing MGQKVNPHGFRLGITTDFKSRWYADKLYKDYVKEDVAIRRMMTKGMERAGISKVEIERTRDRVRVDIHTARPGIVIGRRGAEADRIRGELEKLTGKQVQLNILEVKNPEVDAQLVAQAVAEQLSSRVSFRRAMRKSMQSSMKAGAKGIKIQCGGRLGGAEMSRSEFYREGRVPLHTLRANVDYGFFEAKTTFGRIGVKVWIYKGDVKNIAEVRAENAAARAGNRPARGGADRPAGRGGRGGERGGRGRKPQQQSAQTEAPKAEAPAAAAPAAESTGTEA from the coding sequence ATGGGCCAGAAGGTAAACCCGCACGGGTTCCGGCTCGGCATTACCACGGACTTCAAGTCCCGTTGGTACGCCGACAAGCTGTACAAGGACTACGTCAAGGAAGACGTCGCCATTCGTCGCATGATGACGAAGGGCATGGAGCGGGCCGGCATCTCGAAGGTCGAGATCGAGCGCACCCGCGACCGCGTCCGCGTTGACATCCACACCGCCCGCCCGGGCATCGTCATCGGCCGCCGCGGCGCCGAGGCCGACCGCATCCGTGGCGAGCTGGAGAAGCTGACCGGCAAGCAGGTCCAGCTGAACATCCTCGAGGTCAAGAACCCCGAGGTGGACGCTCAGCTGGTGGCCCAGGCCGTCGCCGAGCAGCTCTCCTCCCGCGTCTCCTTCCGTCGGGCCATGCGCAAGAGCATGCAGAGCTCGATGAAGGCCGGCGCCAAGGGCATCAAGATCCAGTGCGGTGGCCGCCTCGGCGGCGCCGAGATGTCCCGCTCGGAGTTCTACCGCGAGGGCCGTGTGCCCCTGCACACGCTCCGCGCGAACGTCGACTACGGCTTCTTCGAGGCCAAGACGACCTTCGGCCGCATCGGCGTGAAGGTCTGGATCTACAAGGGCGACGTCAAGAACATCGCCGAGGTCCGCGCCGAGAACGCCGCTGCCCGCGCAGGCAACCGCCCGGCCCGTGGCGGCGCTGACCGCCCGGCCGGCCGTGGTGGCCGCGGTGGCGAGCGTGGCGGTCGCGGTCGCAAGCCGCAGCAGCAGTCGGCTCAGACCGAGGCCCCCAAGGCCGAGGCTCCCGCCGCTGCCGCTCCGGCTGCCGAGAGCACCGGAACGGAGGCCTGA
- the rplV gene encoding 50S ribosomal protein L22 — translation MEARAQARYIRVTPMKARRVVDLIRGMDATEAQAVLRFAPQAASVPVGKVLDSAIANAAHNYDHTDASSLVISEAYVDEGPTLKRFRPRAQGRAYRIRKRTSHITVVVSSKEGTR, via the coding sequence ATGGAAGCCAGGGCCCAGGCGCGGTACATCCGCGTCACGCCCATGAAGGCCCGCCGCGTGGTGGACCTCATCCGTGGCATGGATGCCACGGAGGCTCAGGCGGTCCTGCGTTTCGCCCCGCAGGCCGCGAGCGTGCCGGTTGGCAAGGTGCTGGACAGCGCCATCGCCAACGCCGCACACAACTACGACCACACCGACGCCTCTTCGCTGGTCATCAGCGAGGCGTACGTGGACGAGGGCCCGACCCTGAAGCGGTTCCGTCCGCGTGCTCAGGGCCGTGCCTACCGGATCCGTAAGCGGACCAGCCACATCACCGTGGTCGTCAGCAGCAAGGAAGGAACCCGGTAA
- the rpsS gene encoding 30S ribosomal protein S19, producing the protein MPRSLKKGPFVDGHLIKKVEVQNEAGTKNVIKTWSRRSMIVPAMLGHTIAVHNGKIHVPVFVTESMVGHKLGEFSPTRTFRGHVKDDRKSKRR; encoded by the coding sequence ATGCCGCGCAGTCTCAAGAAGGGGCCCTTCGTCGACGGCCACCTCATCAAGAAGGTGGAAGTTCAGAACGAGGCAGGCACCAAGAACGTCATCAAGACCTGGTCCCGTCGCTCGATGATCGTCCCGGCCATGCTGGGTCACACCATCGCGGTGCACAACGGCAAGATCCACGTCCCGGTGTTCGTCACCGAGTCGATGGTCGGCCACAAGCTCGGCGAGTTCTCGCCGACTCGCACCTTCCGCGGCCACGTCAAGGACGACCGGAAGTCGAAGCGCCGCTAA
- the rplB gene encoding 50S ribosomal protein L2 yields the protein MGIRKYKPTTPGRRGSSVADFVEITRSTPEKSLVRPLHSKGGRNNAGRVTVRHQGGGHKRAYRVIDFRRHDKDGVPAKVAHIEYDPNRTARIALLHYADGEKRYIIAPRGLSQGDRVENGPAADIKPGNNLALRNIPVGTTIHAIELRPGGGAKFARSAGASVQLLAKEGTMAHLRMPSGEIRLVDARCRATIGEVGNAEQSNINWGKAGRMRWKGVRPTVRGVAMNPVDHPHGGGEGKTSGGRHPVSPWGQKEGRTRSPKKASNKYIVRRRKTNKKR from the coding sequence ATGGGTATCCGCAAGTACAAGCCGACGACCCCGGGCCGTCGTGGCTCCAGCGTCGCCGACTTTGTCGAGATCACGCGGTCCACGCCGGAGAAGTCGCTGGTCCGCCCCCTGCACAGCAAGGGCGGCCGTAACAACGCCGGTCGTGTGACCGTTCGCCACCAGGGCGGTGGCCACAAGCGCGCCTACCGAGTGATCGACTTCCGTCGTCACGACAAGGACGGCGTGCCGGCCAAGGTCGCGCACATCGAGTACGACCCCAACCGCACCGCGCGCATCGCGCTCCTGCACTACGCGGACGGCGAGAAGCGCTACATCATCGCGCCGCGTGGCCTGTCGCAGGGCGACCGTGTCGAGAACGGCCCGGCCGCCGACATCAAGCCCGGCAACAACCTGGCGCTGCGCAACATCCCGGTCGGTACGACCATCCACGCCATCGAGCTGCGGCCCGGCGGCGGCGCGAAGTTCGCCCGTTCCGCGGGTGCCTCCGTGCAGCTGCTGGCGAAGGAGGGCACCATGGCCCACCTTCGTATGCCGTCGGGTGAGATCCGCCTGGTCGACGCCCGCTGCCGCGCCACCATCGGCGAGGTCGGCAACGCCGAGCAGTCGAACATCAACTGGGGCAAGGCCGGCCGCATGCGCTGGAAGGGCGTTCGCCCGACCGTCCGCGGTGTCGCGATGAACCCGGTTGACCACCCGCACGGTGGTGGTGAAGGCAAGACCTCCGGTGGTCGCCACCCGGTCTCGCCGTGGGGTCAGAAGGAGGGTCGTACTCGTTCGCCGAAGAAGGCATCGAACAAGTACATCGTCCGCCGCCGCAAGACGAACAAGAAGCGCTAG
- the rplW gene encoding 50S ribosomal protein L23 yields MSEATVTSKTYSDPRDVLVKPVVSEKSYALLDENKYTFIVAPGSNKTQIKQAVEAVFSVKVTGVNTINRQGKRKRTKTGFGKRADTKRAIVTLAEGDRIDIFGGPTS; encoded by the coding sequence ATGAGCGAGGCGACCGTTACCAGCAAGACCTACTCGGACCCGCGCGACGTTCTCGTCAAGCCGGTCGTTTCCGAGAAGAGCTACGCGCTGCTCGACGAGAACAAGTACACGTTCATCGTCGCGCCCGGCTCCAACAAGACCCAGATCAAGCAGGCCGTGGAAGCGGTCTTCTCGGTCAAGGTCACCGGGGTCAACACGATCAACCGGCAGGGTAAGCGCAAGCGCACCAAGACCGGTTTCGGCAAGCGCGCTGACACCAAGCGCGCCATCGTGACCCTCGCCGAGGGCGACCGTATCGACATCTTCGGCGGCCCGACCTCCTGA
- the rplD gene encoding 50S ribosomal protein L4 has protein sequence MSTIDILSPAGDKAGTVELPAEIFDAKTSVPLIHQVVVAQLAAARQGTHKTKTRGEVRGGGRKPYRQKGTGRARQGSTRAPQFAGGGVVHGPQPRDYSQRTPKKMKAAALRGALSDRARHSRIHVVTGVVDGAVSTKAAKTLFGKISERKNLLLVVERADEAAWLSARNLPQVHILEPGQLNTYDVIVSDDVVFTQAALESFVSGPQTAETEGSDA, from the coding sequence ATGAGCACCATTGACATCCTTTCGCCGGCAGGCGACAAGGCCGGTACCGTCGAGCTCCCCGCGGAGATCTTCGACGCGAAGACCAGCGTTCCGCTGATCCACCAGGTCGTCGTCGCACAGCTGGCAGCTGCCCGTCAGGGCACGCACAAGACCAAGACCCGCGGCGAAGTCCGTGGTGGTGGCCGCAAGCCGTACCGCCAGAAGGGCACCGGCCGCGCGCGCCAGGGTTCGACCCGTGCGCCGCAGTTCGCCGGCGGTGGCGTCGTCCACGGCCCGCAGCCGCGTGACTACTCGCAGCGGACCCCGAAGAAGATGAAGGCCGCCGCCCTGCGTGGTGCCCTCTCCGACCGGGCCCGTCACTCCCGCATCCACGTCGTCACCGGCGTGGTCGACGGTGCAGTCTCCACGAAGGCCGCCAAGACGCTGTTCGGCAAGATCTCGGAGCGCAAGAACCTGCTCCTGGTCGTCGAGCGTGCCGACGAGGCCGCGTGGCTGTCCGCCCGCAACCTGCCCCAGGTGCACATCCTGGAGCCGGGCCAGCTGAACACGTACGACGTGATCGTCTCTGACGACGTGGTCTTCACCCAGGCCGCCCTCGAGTCCTTCGTGTCTGGCCCCCAGACCGCTGAGACCGAAGGGAGCGACGCCTGA
- the rplC gene encoding 50S ribosomal protein L3, whose product MAKNIKGVLGEKLGMTQVWDENNRVVPVTVVKAGPCVVTQVRTNDNDGYEAVQIAFGEIDPRKVNKPLKGHFAKADVTPRRHLVELRTPDASEYTLGQEVTAEVFESGVKVDVTGKSKGKGFAGVMKRHNFKGGKASHGAHRVHRMPGSIGGCATPGRVFKGMRMAGRMGNERVTTQNLTIHAVDAEKGLLLIKGAVPGPNGGLVLVRTAAKGA is encoded by the coding sequence ATGGCTAAGAACATTAAGGGCGTCCTGGGCGAGAAGCTCGGCATGACCCAGGTCTGGGACGAGAACAACCGGGTCGTCCCGGTGACCGTCGTCAAGGCCGGGCCCTGCGTCGTCACCCAGGTCCGCACCAACGACAACGACGGCTACGAGGCAGTCCAGATCGCCTTCGGCGAGATCGACCCCCGCAAGGTGAACAAGCCCCTCAAGGGCCACTTCGCCAAGGCCGACGTGACCCCGCGCCGCCACCTGGTGGAGCTCCGCACCCCTGACGCCAGCGAGTACACGCTGGGCCAGGAGGTCACTGCCGAGGTGTTCGAGTCCGGCGTCAAGGTTGACGTCACGGGCAAGAGCAAGGGCAAGGGCTTCGCCGGTGTGATGAAGCGTCACAACTTCAAGGGTGGCAAGGCGTCCCACGGTGCCCACCGTGTGCACCGCATGCCCGGCTCCATCGGTGGCTGTGCCACCCCCGGCCGTGTCTTCAAGGGCATGCGCATGGCGGGTCGCATGGGCAACGAGCGTGTCACCACCCAGAACCTGACCATCCACGCGGTTGACGCGGAGAAGGGTCTGCTCCTCATCAAGGGCGCAGTCCCCGGTCCGAACGGCGGCCTCGTCCTGGTCCGTACCGCGGCCAAGGGGGCTTGA
- the rpsJ gene encoding 30S ribosomal protein S10 produces MAGQKIRIRLKAYDHEVIDSSAKKIVETVTRTGASVAGPVPLPTEKNVYCVIKSPHKYKDSREHFEMRTHKRLIDILDPTPKTVDSLMRLDLPAGVDIEIKL; encoded by the coding sequence ATGGCGGGACAGAAGATCCGCATCCGGCTCAAGGCCTACGACCACGAGGTCATCGACTCCTCGGCGAAGAAGATCGTCGAGACGGTGACCCGCACTGGTGCGTCGGTCGCGGGCCCGGTGCCGCTGCCCACTGAGAAGAACGTGTACTGCGTCATCAAGTCGCCGCACAAGTACAAGGACTCGCGCGAGCACTTCGAGATGCGCACGCACAAGCGCCTCATCGACATCCTCGACCCCACGCCGAAGACGGTTGACTCGCTGATGCGTCTCGACCTGCCGGCGGGCGTCGACATCGAGATCAAGCTCTGA
- a CDS encoding RNA ligase family protein codes for MRTHYPRTAHLPWSPGATSDDVRIAHLAALTGREVVVTEKLDGENTTLYADGLHARSLDSAHHPSRGWVKALQGRVGARIPEGWRVCGENMFARHSIPYEELESFFYGFSVWDGEHCLDWDRTVAFLRDLGIPVPPVLWRGVFDARAEKTLRALKLDTGRQEGYVVRPADGFGAADFRCLVAKWVRPGHVQTDTHWMHAAVVENGLGPAAALWAVRSGAPADAAALAAATGADAGDAGAAAAMGDALDAAGRTGEDRLTGVLAALLHRSRRAALAPALAPALGMPLARRVADLVGLHPGLHRPYPDEERRTGLVRMSFAADLPLLHALAATVADTAGAREQVEWSALYAQDVSEPAGLREAFADLAPDTADRCLAQAREAYALGRVTTAEEAVAATWRWRAGDFPRLVQLVGPSGSGKSTFARALPGTDTYLSLDDLRQARGSRADQKANGDVLREGLDRLDAALAAGTTVVWDATSLNAHQRSLVHAVARRRDALLTHAVALVDEAELIRRNGCRSHPVPPEVLTAQLHRFVPPYPGQAHRTWYIGASGTVEDRA; via the coding sequence ATGCGTACGCACTATCCGCGCACGGCCCATCTGCCCTGGTCCCCCGGAGCCACCTCGGACGACGTGCGGATCGCCCATCTCGCCGCGCTGACCGGCCGCGAGGTCGTCGTCACCGAGAAGCTGGACGGCGAGAACACCACGCTCTACGCCGACGGGCTCCACGCCCGCTCCCTGGACTCCGCCCACCACCCCTCGCGGGGCTGGGTGAAGGCGCTCCAGGGCCGGGTCGGGGCGCGGATCCCCGAGGGGTGGCGGGTCTGCGGCGAGAACATGTTCGCGCGCCACTCGATCCCCTACGAGGAGCTGGAGAGCTTCTTCTACGGCTTCTCCGTCTGGGACGGGGAGCACTGCCTGGACTGGGACCGTACCGTGGCGTTCCTGCGGGACCTGGGGATACCGGTGCCGCCGGTGCTTTGGCGCGGAGTGTTCGACGCCCGCGCCGAGAAGACGCTGCGGGCGCTGAAGCTCGACACCGGCCGGCAGGAGGGTTACGTCGTGCGGCCCGCGGACGGTTTCGGCGCGGCGGACTTCCGGTGCCTGGTGGCCAAGTGGGTGCGGCCCGGACACGTACAGACCGATACGCACTGGATGCACGCCGCCGTCGTGGAGAACGGGCTCGGCCCGGCCGCCGCCCTGTGGGCCGTACGGTCCGGGGCCCCGGCCGACGCGGCGGCGCTGGCCGCCGCCACCGGCGCGGACGCGGGGGACGCCGGGGCCGCCGCCGCGATGGGCGACGCCCTGGACGCGGCGGGCCGGACGGGCGAGGACCGGCTGACCGGGGTGCTCGCCGCGCTGCTGCACCGCTCCCGCCGCGCCGCGCTCGCGCCCGCGCTGGCCCCCGCGCTCGGGATGCCGCTCGCCCGGCGCGTCGCGGACCTCGTCGGACTGCACCCCGGGCTGCACCGCCCTTACCCGGACGAGGAACGCCGCACCGGGCTGGTCCGGATGTCGTTCGCCGCCGATCTGCCGCTGCTGCACGCGTTGGCCGCCACGGTCGCGGACACGGCCGGGGCGCGCGAGCAGGTGGAGTGGTCGGCGCTGTACGCACAGGACGTGAGCGAACCGGCCGGGCTGCGGGAGGCGTTCGCGGACCTGGCACCGGACACCGCCGACCGCTGCCTTGCGCAGGCCCGTGAGGCGTACGCCCTGGGCCGGGTCACCACCGCCGAGGAGGCCGTCGCCGCGACCTGGCGCTGGCGGGCCGGGGACTTCCCGCGCCTGGTCCAGCTGGTCGGCCCGTCCGGCAGCGGCAAGAGCACCTTCGCCCGCGCCCTGCCCGGCACCGACACGTACCTCTCGCTCGACGACCTGCGCCAGGCCCGGGGCTCGCGCGCCGACCAGAAGGCCAACGGGGACGTGCTGCGCGAGGGGCTCGACCGGCTGGACGCAGCGCTCGCGGCCGGCACCACGGTCGTCTGGGACGCCACCTCGCTCAACGCCCACCAGCGCTCCCTGGTGCACGCGGTGGCCCGGCGCAGGGACGCGCTGCTCACCCATGCCGTGGCGCTGGTCGACGAGGCGGAGCTGATCCGCCGCAACGGGTGCCGCAGCCACCCCGTACCACCCGAGGTGCTGACCGCGCAGCTGCACAGATTCGTGCCCCCGTACCCCGGCCAGGCCCACCGCACCTGGTACATCGGCGCGAGCGGAACGGTGGAGGACAGGGCGTAG